ACTTCACAGTTGGGACAGCTGCCCAAATGCCGACGAATTTCGCTGCAAATGTCTCCTGCGAGTTCATCATCGATATAGGCCGACAGCTGGCGGAGAATGTTCAAGCAGCGGCCCTTCTCATGGTCATGCTGATGCTGAGCTGTCGAGGACCGTGTCTGCTTGGTGGAAGTGTGGCGCTTTGCCATAGAACCGTTTCCTCCGCTATCCCGATAACGCGTGTTCGTGGTCAGTCATCTCCTGGCCGAGCCCTTTGGCGCTGAGATGGCGACGGACAAACAGCCGGGCTCGGTGCAAGCGCGATTTTACCGCTCGCTCATTCAACCCCATAATGGTTCCGACTTCCTTGGCGCTCAGGCCTTCCATGTCTCGAAGCACTAAGACCATCTTATACTTTTTCGGCAGCTGATCGATCGCTGTATCGAGCGCGTCACGCAACTGCTTGTTCTGGAGCGCTTCTTCAGGACTGAGGCCGTCGATCGGAATCTGCAGACGAAACTCGCCCTCCGATGTGGGGACGAACTCTTCGAGCGATAATTCTCGCTCAGGAGCGCCCTTTCGTCTCCGCCGCATACGTAAACAGGCCCGGGAAGCGATGGTATAGAGCCATGTTGAGACTTGGGCATCACCACGGAATTTCTCGAATCCACGGTAGGCATTCAGAAACGTCTCCTGCACCAAATCTTTCGCCGCCTCCCGCTCGCCGCATAATCGATGCGCAAACCGATAGACCAGGTCCACATGATCACGATAGAGCGTATCGAACACCTTGGCCGCTCGTGCATGAAGTGAGGACGGCGGTGAAGACCGATCAGTAGTGGATGTGCGCATGGCCTGGCAGTCTACGGGGGGATTGAAAAGAGAGTCAAGACGAAGAAAAGAGGTGCGGACGCTACTTCACCAGGTGGAATTGGACGACATCGCCGGCCCCGTTGAGCTCTACGGTGATCGGTGTTCCTTCCTTTTTCCCGATCAGCGCGCCTTTCCCTCGATCGGTCGGGTAGGTCTGGTCTCCCTCTGGCGTCCAGAGCCGGACACTCGATCGATCCGGGGTGGCGAATTCCAAAGGGCCGGTGACGAATCGCCGGATGGGAGCCGCATCGTTGGATGGAGCGAGATCCGCGACGACGTGGTGGTCATGCATCCACAAGGTCATGGTCTGTCCGACTTTCACATTCTTGATGCCGATCTTGGCGTTGACGTTGACGATCCCGATCGGAGTCCGAAAGAAAATAAAATTGGACTTGAGTTTGGAGATGGTGCCGGTCAGCAAGAGGCGTGTGTTAGATCCACGCGGTGCGATCTGCCCGACCTGAAGGTCGAACTGCAGATCGTGGACACCGAGAACCGAATGATTACCATCAACTTCTACGGTGATG
The sequence above is drawn from the Nitrospira sp. genome and encodes:
- a CDS encoding sigma-70 family RNA polymerase sigma factor, whose translation is MRTSTTDRSSPPSSLHARAAKVFDTLYRDHVDLVYRFAHRLCGEREAAKDLVQETFLNAYRGFEKFRGDAQVSTWLYTIASRACLRMRRRRKGAPERELSLEEFVPTSEGEFRLQIPIDGLSPEEALQNKQLRDALDTAIDQLPKKYKMVLVLRDMEGLSAKEVGTIMGLNERAVKSRLHRARLFVRRHLSAKGLGQEMTDHEHALSG
- a CDS encoding zf-HC2 domain-containing protein → MAKRHTSTKQTRSSTAQHQHDHEKGRCLNILRQLSAYIDDELAGDICSEIRRHLGSCPNCEVFVSSLRQTVSLCRHRPSPSLSTDDRAMMRQKILKATQIR